A portion of the Gorilla gorilla gorilla isolate KB3781 chromosome X, NHGRI_mGorGor1-v2.1_pri, whole genome shotgun sequence genome contains these proteins:
- the MAGEB5 gene encoding melanoma-associated antigen B5, producing the protein MSQDQNSKLHTCEKHYQIQDDSLVQSGAQASEEVEDDPLPTSSPILGDIPQSSSAAESSGTSQEPCESSTMTSAGVFNTGSDERANSRDEEYPCSSEVSPSTESSCSNFINIKVGLLEQFLLYKFKMKQRILKEDMLKIVNPRYQNQFAEIHRRASEHIEVVFAVDLKEVNPTCHLYDLVSKLKLPNNGRIHVGKGLPKTGLLITFLVVIFLKGNCANKEDTWKFLDMMQIYDGKKYYIYGEPRKLITQDFVRLKYLEYHQVPCSYPAHYQFLCGPRAYTETSKMKVLEYLAKVNDIAPGAFSSQYEEALQDEEESPSQRCSRNWHYCSGQDCLRAKFSSFSQPY; encoded by the coding sequence ATGTCTCAGGATCAGAACAGTAAGCTCCACACTTGTGAGAAACACTACCAGATCCAAGATGACTCTCTGGTTCAGAGTGGAGCTCAGGCCAGTGAAGAAGTGGAAGATGatcccctccccacttcctctcctATTCTTGGGGATATTCCCCAGAGCTCATCTGCTGCTGAGTCAAGTGGCACTTCCCAGGAGCCATGCGAATCCAGCACTATGACTTCTGCAGGTGTTTTTAACACAGGATCTGACGAAAGGGCTAACAGTAGAGATGAGGAGTACCCATGTTCCTCAGAGGTCTCACCCTCCACTGAGAGTTCATGCAgcaatttcataaatattaagGTGGGTTTGTTGGAGCAGTTCCTGCTCTACAAGTTCAAAATGAAACAGCGTATTTTGAAGGAAGATATGCTGAAGATTGTCAACCCAAGGTACCAAAACCAGTTTGCTGAGATTCACAGAAGAGCTTCTGAGCACATTGAGGTTGTCTTTGCAGTTGACTTGAAGGAAGTCAACCCAACTTGTCACTTATATGACCTTGTCAGCAAGCTGAAACTCCCCAACAATGGGAGGATTCATGTTGGCAAAGGGTTACCCAAGACTGGTCTCCTCATCACTTTCCTGGTTGTGATCTTCCTGAAAGGCAACTGTGCCAACAAGGAAGATACCTGGAAATTTCTGGATATGATGCAAATATATGATGGGAAGAAGTACTACATCTATGGAGAGCCCAGGAAGCTCATCACTCAGGATTTCGTGAGGCTAAAGTACCTGGAGTACCACCAGGTGCCCTGCAGTTATCCTGCACACTATCAATTCCTTTGTGGTCCAAGAGCCTATACTGAAACCAGCAAGATGAAAGTCCTGGAATATTTGGCCAAGGTCAATGATATTGCTCCAGGTGCCTTCTCATCACAATATGAAGAGGCTTTGCAAGATGAGGAAGAGAGCCCAAGCCAGAGATGCAGCCGAAACTGGCACTACTGCAGTGGCCAAGACTGTCTCAGGGCCAAGTTCAGCAGCTTCTCTCAACCCTATTGA